The following proteins are encoded in a genomic region of Prochlorococcus marinus XMU1408:
- a CDS encoding sensor histidine kinase, which produces MSSMKYSERFLNFVQQQLVGFQADQKLEHVVVYVARSGDSGSPTLEVVGQWPKSEKVLQPVETDKALRTPSSNRRWYPLQEGSILLGVIRAERIPSEEDWPENLDHRLQSMSISLANSLASELDRKRLLDQLDDQKEQISLMVHQLRNPLAALGTYAKLLLRKIGPESEHENLVKGLMTEQAQVNKYLTALDQLSQVKLPQSDDGSNRLLLPPLLPNETSISVKSLIEPLIERAKARANLQGRKWFSPSQWPTWMESRSISEGVIAEIVANLLENAFRYSPPQSPIGIEVTEEGICIWDEGIPINEEEREKIFKKGFRGESGSKMSGSGIGLALARDLARQVGGDLKLVVNPSLFKKSLPESGNAFVFNLEIK; this is translated from the coding sequence ATGAGCTCAATGAAGTATTCAGAAAGGTTTTTAAATTTTGTTCAACAGCAGTTGGTTGGCTTTCAAGCTGATCAAAAATTAGAACATGTTGTTGTTTATGTAGCAAGATCTGGAGATAGTGGTTCCCCTACGCTAGAAGTAGTAGGACAGTGGCCGAAGTCAGAAAAAGTATTACAACCAGTTGAAACTGATAAAGCCCTTCGTACACCATCATCCAACAGAAGATGGTATCCCTTGCAAGAAGGGTCAATATTGTTAGGTGTTATTCGTGCGGAGAGAATTCCCTCTGAAGAAGATTGGCCTGAGAATCTAGATCATCGCTTGCAATCAATGTCAATTTCTCTCGCAAACTCACTTGCTTCTGAACTTGATAGGAAAAGGTTGCTAGATCAATTAGATGATCAAAAAGAGCAGATTTCTTTAATGGTTCACCAGCTAAGGAATCCATTAGCAGCTTTAGGAACTTATGCAAAACTTCTATTGAGAAAAATAGGCCCTGAAAGTGAACATGAAAATCTTGTAAAAGGTCTTATGACTGAACAAGCACAAGTTAATAAGTACTTGACTGCACTTGATCAACTTAGTCAAGTCAAATTACCTCAATCTGATGATGGCTCAAATAGATTACTTTTGCCTCCTCTTTTACCTAATGAGACTTCTATAAGCGTGAAAAGCTTAATAGAGCCATTGATTGAGAGAGCCAAAGCCAGAGCTAATTTACAAGGAAGAAAATGGTTTAGTCCTTCGCAATGGCCAACTTGGATGGAATCAAGATCCATTTCAGAGGGTGTTATTGCTGAAATTGTGGCAAATCTTTTAGAAAACGCTTTTCGTTATAGCCCTCCTCAATCCCCCATTGGAATAGAAGTCACTGAAGAGGGAATCTGTATTTGGGATGAGGGCATACCAATAAATGAGGAAGAAAGAGAAAAGATTTTCAAGAAAGGTTTTAGAGGTGAAAGTGGTTCAAAAATGTCTGGAAGTGGGATAGGTCTTGCTCTAGCTAGAGATTTAGCTAGACAAGTAGGTGGAGATTTAAAATTAGTAGTTAATCCAAGCCTATTTAAAAAATCGTTACCTGAATCAGGTAACGCTTTTGTTTTTAATTTGGAAATAAAATAA